Part of the Pseudomonas sp. ADAK13 genome is shown below.
CCCACCCCAAGGTCACCTTCAACATCGTGATCGCCAGCGCCTCCGCCACCCTCGACGCATTGTGCAGCGGCGAAGCCGACCTGGGCCTGGCGTTCTACCTGCAAGAGCGCGCCGACGTCGAAGTCACCGCCCACTGCCAGTTATGGCACCGGGTGCTGGTCAGCGCCGAACACCCCTTCGCCCAGCGCGACAGCATCGAATTGAGCGAACTGGAAGGCCAGCCCCTGGCGATTCCCGACTCGGCCTACGGCGTGCGCCAGGCCCTGGAAGTGGCCGCGAAAAAACGCGGTGTGACCCTCGAACCGGTGTTCACCACCAGCTCCCTGGAAGTGCAGAAGAGCCTGGCCCGGCAACGGGCAGCCGTGTTGATTTTGCCCCAGGTAGAGGCAGACGTGCGTGACCTGGGTGACGGCCTGGTAGCCGTGCCGATCGCCGATGAAGACCTCGGGCGCATCCGCATCGACCTGTGTGTGTACCGCAACCGCCCCCGCTCGGTGGCGGTGCTCAAGTGCCAGGAGATGCTGGCGGGGGCGATGCAGCGCTGTTCGTTGAACTGAGCCTCAGAAGATATTGATCGGTACATTGGCGACGAGGCGGAACTCGTCGTAGCTGCCGTCAATCTGCCCGCCGCTGGCGCGGTGGTTGTAGACGATGGTGCGCAGTACGCTGTTCTTGAGCGGCCCCGACTGGATCACGTAGGCCAGCATCAAGCCGTTTTCGTTGTGCTTGGCGCCGTCCAGGCTGCGCACGTTGTAGCCGGTGTTGTGGCCGTTGCGGTCGCCGTCGTAGTGGGTGCCGTCGATGTCCCAGCCCTTGGCGTGCCACAGGCTGGCGGTGAGGCCGGGCACGCCGTAGGCGGCGAAGTCCAGGTCGTAGCGCAGTTGCCAGGACTTTTCGTTGGGGCCGTTGTAGTCCGAGTACAGCGAGTTGGCCATGTAGTTGCCGGTGGACTCCCACACGTAGTCGAAGTATTCGTTGCCGAACACCTGCTGCCAGGCCAGGGTCAGGCTGTGGGCCAGGTGCGTGGCGGTGAAGGCCAGGCTGACGGCGTTGTTGTCGATGTAGCCGAGGTTTTTGTCCCCCGAGTCGCTGGTGTGGTAGTAGTTGAAGGCGGTCTTCAAGGCGATGTCGCTTTTGTCGCCGATGCGGTGGGTCAGGCCGACGTAGGTCTGGTCCCACATGTCTTCGAAGCGCGACGCGTAGACGCTGGCTTCCAGTCCGTAACCCGGCTTGACCGTGGCCCCCAGGTAGCTGATGCGTGAGCCGGTGTAGGCGCGGTTGCCGAAGGTGGTGGTGAGTTTTTCGGCGCCGGTGCCGGTGCGTGGGATCGCCCGTTCGAAGCTGCCGCCCTGCACCGACAGCCAGTCGAATTCGTTGCTGAAAAGGCCCACACCCTGGAAGCTGGAGGGCAGGGCGCGGTTGTCCTTGTAGCGCAGGATCGGGTTGTCGGTCATCAGCCGGCCGGCCTTGATTTCGGTGCTCGACAGGCGAAAACGCACGTCGCCCACCCCCAGGCGGCTCCAGGTGGGAATCGCGTCGCCGTCGCCATCCACCAGCACCCGGTCGCCGCCATTGGCCACCTTGCCGTGGCCGCGCTCCAGGTTGACCGCGCTGAAGATTCCCGCGTCCACGCCCACGCCAATCAGGCCCTGGGTGTAGCCGGAGCTGTACTTGAGCATGCTGGTCTGGACCCAGGTTTCCCGCACGCGGGTAGGTTCGATACCGCCGGCTTTCTTGATGCTCAGGTGAGTGGTGCGCTTAGTGTGCTGGTTGGAGTAGTAGTGACGCAGGTTCAGGTCCAGGGTGCTGCCTTCGAGGAAGCCCGGTGCGCTGGCTTGAGCGTTGTCCTGGGCGAAAACCTGGGTGCTGGACGCCAGGGTGACGGCCAGCAAAAGACGTGGATACATGGTAAATCCCCATACAAATCAGACGTAAGGCGACCGTCCCGGCAGGCCCTTGGGCGCTGCCGGTCGGTGGCGAAAAGACGCGGGACAGTGGGAAAAGGTGTTCAGCGAACCGGGGCTTCTGTGAGCCGGGTTTCGCGGGCCGGGCTGCCGGGCAGCGGCGGGCGGGTTTCCTTGGCGAACCAGGCGGCGGTGAGGCACACCAGGTTGGCGACCAGCAGGTACCAGACCGGCGACATCGGGTCACCGGTGGTGCCGATCAGCCAGGTGATGATGATCTGCGCGGTGCCGCCAAACGCCGCCACACCGAAGGCGTAGACGATGGAGAAGCCGGTGGAGCGGACGGATTTCGGGAAGCTTTCCACCAGCAGCACGATCAGTGCCGCGCCACTCATGCCGTGCAGGCCCGAGAGTACGGCCAGGGTCAGCAGGAAGGTCGCCGGGCTTGGGTGCTCGGTCATCAGTTGCAGGGCCGGGAACAGGATTAACAGCAACACCACCCGGGGTGTCATCAGGATCGTCCGGCGCCCGAAGCGGTCGCAGAGCATGCCGCCAGCCACTGCGCACACGGCCATGGCAGCGCCCGCCACCAGGGTCGAGAGCATGGAGATGCTGGTGGGCAGCTTCAGCTCGGTGAGGGCGAAGGTGGTCATGTAGTTGAGGAAGTATTGGGTGATGGTGCTGCCGGAAAGAATCAGCAACCCCAGCACCAGTGCGCGCCGGTGTTTGCCGCAGACTTCCCGCACCAGGTCGCCGGTGCTGGTCTGCTCGCCATGGCCGTGGAAGGTTTCGGCAAGGTTGCGGCGGATGTAGATGCCGATCGGCAACACCAGCAGGCCGAACACGAACGGTACTCGCCAGCCCCAGCTGTTGAGGTCTTCCGGGGACATGACTTTGGTCAGGGTGAAGCCCACCAGCCCGGCCACCATGGCGGCCACGCCCTGGGCAACCACTTGCCAGCAGGCATAGGTGCCGCGTTTGTGCGGTGGCGCAGCTTCGAGGATGTAGGTGGTGGCGGGGCCGGCCTCACCGCCCCAGGCCAGGCCCTGAATCATGCGGGTGACCACCAGCAGGATCGGCGCGGCGATGCCGATGGTCTCGTAGCCGGGCAATATCGCGATGCTGCCGGTGCCCACGGCCATCATCACCAGGGTCAACAGCATCGCCGGTTTGCGCCCGACACGGTCGGCGTAGGCGCCGATCAGTACTGCGCCCAGGGGCCGGACGATAAAGCCGATACCGAAGGCCGTGACCGACAGCATCAAGCTGACGAAGGCGCTGTCGGACGGGAAGAACGTGTGGCCGATCATCACCGCAAAGGTTGCGTACACACCAAAGTCGAAAAACTCCACGGCGTTGCCCAGGACCACGGCGAAGATGCTCTTTTTGCCGGCGTCCGGGGACGGTGTTTCGGGTGCGTGATCAGGATCGGATCGTGTCAATTGCTCAGTGTGCATACCAGCCCCTCGATTTTAGTTATAGGTCGTCCGAGCTCCCGGCCGGTGAGGCCCGGAGCTGGCGTGTGGGTGGGCAGTTCTTACAGCGTCAAAGTCAGGAAGGATTCGGCCAGTGGTGGATTGCGCCACGCCAGCTCTCGTAGGTTTTAGCGATTTGCAGCAGCCATTGATCGGCGAAGCGCGGGGCGATCATCTGCAGGCCGATGGGCATGCCATCGGCGGCGAAACCGCAGTTGATCGACAGCGCCGGTTGTTCGCCCATGTTCCAGGGCACGGTGAACACGATGTGCTCGAACGGCAATTGCGGGTCGTTGCTCGGTGACGGCCACTCGGCCGGGAAGGCGTTGACCTGGTTGGTGGGGGACAGCACCAGGTCGAGTTCGTTGAACACCTGCGCGGCGCGGCGGCGCATTTCAAAGGTCTGGTTGAAGCCCTTCACCGCTTGTACGCCACTGATCTCGGCACCCGGTGCGGCCCAGTCGCGGATGTAGGGCAAGACCTTGTCGAACTGCTCGCTGCTCAGGGCCGACAAGTCGCCCCACTGGCGGGCGCGCCAGAAGTGGTCGAGGCCGTCGAGTTGGTTGCGGTCCATGATCGGCGGGATCAGCGTGACCTTCGCGCCATGGGCTTCGAACAATCGCGCTGCCTGCTCCACGGCTTCACACACGAAGCCTTCCGGCTGCATGCCCACCCCGGGCTCAAGCATCAGGCCGACGCGCAGGCCCTTGACCGACAGCGGTTGGTTGCTCCACGCAGTGGTGAGCGACGGCAGGCTGGTGGCGTCGCGGGCATCGGGGCGGGCCAGGTGTTGCATCAGCAGCACGCAGTCGTCGACGGTACGGGTCATGGGGCCGGCGGCGCGGCCGGTGTAGTACGGGTCGATGGGGATGCGCCCCAGGGTCGGCTTGAACCCCACCAGGCCACACCAGGCTGCGGGCAGGCGCACCGAGCCGCCGATGTCGGTGCCCACGTGCAGCGGGCCATAGCCGGCGGCGGCCGCAGCGGCCGCACCGGAGCTGGAGCCGCCGGTGTTGTTGGCGGTATTCCACGGGTTGCGGGTGATGCCATGGAAGCTCGACAGACCGGAAGACAGCATGCCGAAATCCGGGTTGGTGGTCTTGGCCAGAATGATCGCGCCCGCTTCACGCATGCGGGCGGCGGGCGGTGCGTCCTTGAGGGCCGGGGTCAGGCGGGTGGCGGCGCTGCCAAGGGGAATGGGCACGCCTTCGGTGGCGATCAATTCCTTGAGGGTCACCGGCACGCCGTCGAGGGCGCCGTTGGGTTGGCCCTTGTTCCAGCGTTCGGTGGAGGCCTGGGCCTGCTGGCGCACCTGTTGCGGGTCGAAGGCGTAGAGCGCGTTGATCTGCGGCTCCCAGCGGTCGATATGGGCCAGGAGCTGGTCGTAATAGTCGATGGGCGCGAGTTGCCGGCTGGCGAATTGCGCCAGCAGTTCGGCGGCCGTAAGGGTGTGCAGGTCAGTCATCGAACGCTTCCTTGGGATGGGCCGGGTGGCTCATGGCGGGTTGCAGTAGGCATGACTATATAAACCCGGGTGTGGCGCGGCCATCACAATCGGTGCAGTTCAGTGTTGCGTTTTTGTGTGCACTGACAGCGTGCCGCTAGTGGTCGTAAAGCGCCAACAGCACGGTGACGTTGTCCCGCCCGGCGTACTCCACGCTCAGGTCCAGCAGGCGTTCGCAGGCGGTTTGCAGGGTGTGGCGGGTGGCAGCGGCAAGGACCTGGGCGATTTCCTGATGGGGCACACAGCCGTGCAGGCCGTCACTGCAGAGCATCAGCAGGTCGCCTGGCAGCACCGGCTGTACGCGTATCTGCGGTTCGACCCGTGCCGCCGGCCCGATGGCCTGCAACAGCAAGTTGCGCGCCGGCAGGCGGTCGACCTTGCCGGCCTCCAGCGCCTGCTGGTACCAGGTCTGGTCCCGGGTCAACAGCGCCAACTCGCCGTCGCGGTAACGGTACAGGCGGCTGTCGCCGACATGGAAGACCAGCAGCGGGCCTGGGTGGTGCGGGCGCCACAGGCCGGTCAGGGTGGTGCCCATGCCGTTGCCCTCGCTCATTTGCCGGGCGACGTTGCGGGCGTACACCTGGGCATTGACCTGGTCGATGGCGTCGTGCAGCACGCTCACGGCGTGCATTGCCGGGTCGGACCAAGTGGCATCGGGGTCGCTGGAGCAGGCCGGTGCGTCGGTTCCGTGGGCGTTGAGATGCTCCCGCAGGCAGGTCAGGGCCATTGCACTGGCCAGGGCGCCGGCTTCGTGGCCGCCCATGCCGTCGGCCACCGCCAGCAGTTGCAGGTCGGTATCCAGCAGAAAGTTGTCTTCGTTGCTCTCGCGTACCGGGCCGACGTCGCTCAGGCCGCAGGCAATCGCCGTGGCGAGGCGGTGCGGGCCAGCGGGGCTGAGGCTGGAGTCGGTCATGGGGTAGGCTCAAAGCTGTGGAGGAAGGCGAGGCGCTGGGCCTCGTTCTCGATGTGTTCGGCCAGGCGTTGCAGGAACGCCTGGCGCAGGGGCGTGGTGCGGGCGGCACGGCTGACGACGATGCGTGCGATGGGGCCGATCAGCACGGCCAGGCGCCGTCCGGCCATTTCGCTGAAGGCCGGATCGATCCCGGGTTCGAGGGCGTGGGTGGGCTCGCGGATCAGCGTCACCACCGTCGGTTCGCTGACCGGTGCCGGGGCCGCTGTGGGTGGGTTCAAGCGCTGGAACAGCGACTGGCTGGCGCTGGCAAACTGTTCACGGCCGCGTTCCGAGGGAATGTGCGGCAACAGCGCGGCGCATACCGCTTCGAAATCTTGCGAGGCGTTCAGGCTCTTGCGCACCAGAAAGCGCGCCAGTGGGCCGATCTGGTGGGACAGCAGCGACTCCAGTTCCGGCATCACCGCGAGTTTCCACGGGGTGAGGGTTTCCAAAGGCTCGGTGGCCGCCGTCGCGGTGGTCGGCGGGGTGTGCACGCCGAGGCTCTGGTTGGGGCGCATGAGCACGGTGCGATCGTCGTCGATCTCGGCGTTGATCCAGGTGCCGGTGGTGGTGCTGCCGATCAAGGCTTGCAGGTCATCGAGAAAGGCCTGGGCCGAGGGGTAGCGTTCACTCGGACGCTTGGCCAGGGCGCGTGCGATCACGCTGTCCAGCGCCGGGTCGAGGGCCAGGTTGAGGCTCGACGGTGCCACCGGTGTCTGGTTGAGGATCTGCTGCATGACCATGGTGGCCGAGCCGGAAAACGGTCGCTCGCCGGTCAACAGTTGATACAGCACGATGCCGGCGGAGAAGACGTCCGAGCGCCCGTCGATCAGCTCGCCGCAGAATTGCTCCGGCGACATGTAGCTGGGGGTGCCGATCATCGAGCCGGTCTGGGTCAGGGTCGATGAGTCCAGGCGGGCCACGCCGAAGTCGGTGACCTTGACCTGATCGTCGGCGGTAATCAGCAGGTTGGCCGGCTTGATGTCGCGGTGCACCACGCCCTTGGAGTGCGCGTATTCCAGGGCCAGCAGCAATTGGCGCATCCAGCCCAGGCTGTGGCTCAGCTCGCGCGGTGTTTGTGCGGCCAGCACGGTGTTGAGCGGTGTGCCTTCGACAAATTCCATGGCGATGTAGGCCGAGCCCTCGTCTTCGCCGTAGTCGTAGACCGCGACGATATTGGGGTGCATCAGCCGGCCCGCTGCCTGGGCTTCGTTCTTGAAACGGCTGACCAGCTCGGCGTGGTGGCTGTCGCCGAACAGCTCTTTTCGGATGGTCTTGAGCGCCACGGTGCGGGCGATGTGCGGGTCGAATGCCTTGTACACCGTGCCCATGGCCCCTTTGCCGAGCACGCTGTCGATGCGGTATTTGCCGAGTTGTTCAAGCATGGCGGTGCACCTACTCCTCAAGCATTTTCATGGCGCTGGCCAGGCTGGTGCGCATGCGCCCGAAGGATTGGCCCAGGCGTGCCAGTTCATCGTTGCCGCTTACGTCTATCGGCGGCACGTCGGTTTCACCCAGGCTGACCCGATCGGCCAGGGCCGACATCTGCCGCAGGCGCCGGGTGACAAACAGGTGCACCGCCACGTTCAAGGCCACCAGCAGCACCGCGAAAATCCCCAGCATCGACAGCATGTAGCTGTGGAGCATGCTGTTGGCACGCTGCAATGGCAGGGCCAGCGGCACCGAGACCAGTTGTGCGCCGATGGTGTCGTTGAGTTTCCAGCCAAAGCCGTTCACCGCACCGTAGATGTCGACCATGGTTTTGGGCGCCGCGTCCGGGGTGCTGTGGCAGGCCAGGCAGGCACCGTCCTTGATCTGGATCGGTCGCGCGATGTACAGCGACGGGCCGTCCTTGTCGGTGCGCTCGCCCACCAGCTCATCGGTGGTGGGTTGGCTGCGCAGGTTGTTGATCAGGCTTTTTTCCCAGTCGTCGGCCAGGTCCCGGGGGTTGGTGGGGTTGAGGGTGGCTTCCTTGTAGGCGTAGTCCGGGTAGGACTTGAGCAATTCCTGCAGGTGCGAGATGGCGGCGAAGTCGGGCACCGACTGCGGCAGGAATTGGAATTTCAGGCGGTTTTCCAGCAGCGGCACGATTTGCTCGGCGGTGTAGGTGCTCGCGGCGGTGGCCGAGCGCATCAGCAGGCGCGCGGTTTCGAGGGTTTCCCGGCGTGCGCTTTGTTGCAGCATGTAGTGGGTGGCGACGCTGGTGGCAATGAAACCGACCACGAAGACGGCGAGGAACACCACGTTGAATTTTACCGCGAGCGACAATTTCATAAGGCCCCTTGGGTGCAGGCAAGGTTGAACGACGGGCAGGCCGTTAATGAGGGTTTTTCCGGCGCTCCAGGCGCAGCAGTTCGATCTCCCACTCCAG
Proteins encoded:
- a CDS encoding citrate-proton symporter; this translates as MHTEQLTRSDPDHAPETPSPDAGKKSIFAVVLGNAVEFFDFGVYATFAVMIGHTFFPSDSAFVSLMLSVTAFGIGFIVRPLGAVLIGAYADRVGRKPAMLLTLVMMAVGTGSIAILPGYETIGIAAPILLVVTRMIQGLAWGGEAGPATTYILEAAPPHKRGTYACWQVVAQGVAAMVAGLVGFTLTKVMSPEDLNSWGWRVPFVFGLLVLPIGIYIRRNLAETFHGHGEQTSTGDLVREVCGKHRRALVLGLLILSGSTITQYFLNYMTTFALTELKLPTSISMLSTLVAGAAMAVCAVAGGMLCDRFGRRTILMTPRVVLLLILFPALQLMTEHPSPATFLLTLAVLSGLHGMSGAALIVLLVESFPKSVRSTGFSIVYAFGVAAFGGTAQIIITWLIGTTGDPMSPVWYLLVANLVCLTAAWFAKETRPPLPGSPARETRLTEAPVR
- a CDS encoding OprD family outer membrane porin; its protein translation is MYPRLLLAVTLASSTQVFAQDNAQASAPGFLEGSTLDLNLRHYYSNQHTKRTTHLSIKKAGGIEPTRVRETWVQTSMLKYSSGYTQGLIGVGVDAGIFSAVNLERGHGKVANGGDRVLVDGDGDAIPTWSRLGVGDVRFRLSSTEIKAGRLMTDNPILRYKDNRALPSSFQGVGLFSNEFDWLSVQGGSFERAIPRTGTGAEKLTTTFGNRAYTGSRISYLGATVKPGYGLEASVYASRFEDMWDQTYVGLTHRIGDKSDIALKTAFNYYHTSDSGDKNLGYIDNNAVSLAFTATHLAHSLTLAWQQVFGNEYFDYVWESTGNYMANSLYSDYNGPNEKSWQLRYDLDFAAYGVPGLTASLWHAKGWDIDGTHYDGDRNGHNTGYNVRSLDGAKHNENGLMLAYVIQSGPLKNSVLRTIVYNHRASGGQIDGSYDEFRLVANVPINIF
- a CDS encoding PP2C family protein-serine/threonine phosphatase, whose translation is MTDSSLSPAGPHRLATAIACGLSDVGPVRESNEDNFLLDTDLQLLAVADGMGGHEAGALASAMALTCLREHLNAHGTDAPACSSDPDATWSDPAMHAVSVLHDAIDQVNAQVYARNVARQMSEGNGMGTTLTGLWRPHHPGPLLVFHVGDSRLYRYRDGELALLTRDQTWYQQALEAGKVDRLPARNLLLQAIGPAARVEPQIRVQPVLPGDLLMLCSDGLHGCVPHQEIAQVLAAATRHTLQTACERLLDLSVEYAGRDNVTVLLALYDH
- a CDS encoding amidase — encoded protein: MTDLHTLTAAELLAQFASRQLAPIDYYDQLLAHIDRWEPQINALYAFDPQQVRQQAQASTERWNKGQPNGALDGVPVTLKELIATEGVPIPLGSAATRLTPALKDAPPAARMREAGAIILAKTTNPDFGMLSSGLSSFHGITRNPWNTANNTGGSSSGAAAAAAAGYGPLHVGTDIGGSVRLPAAWCGLVGFKPTLGRIPIDPYYTGRAAGPMTRTVDDCVLLMQHLARPDARDATSLPSLTTAWSNQPLSVKGLRVGLMLEPGVGMQPEGFVCEAVEQAARLFEAHGAKVTLIPPIMDRNQLDGLDHFWRARQWGDLSALSSEQFDKVLPYIRDWAAPGAEISGVQAVKGFNQTFEMRRRAAQVFNELDLVLSPTNQVNAFPAEWPSPSNDPQLPFEHIVFTVPWNMGEQPALSINCGFAADGMPIGLQMIAPRFADQWLLQIAKTYESWRGAIHHWPNPS
- a CDS encoding c-type heme family protein, with protein sequence MKLSLAVKFNVVFLAVFVVGFIATSVATHYMLQQSARRETLETARLLMRSATAASTYTAEQIVPLLENRLKFQFLPQSVPDFAAISHLQELLKSYPDYAYKEATLNPTNPRDLADDWEKSLINNLRSQPTTDELVGERTDKDGPSLYIARPIQIKDGACLACHSTPDAAPKTMVDIYGAVNGFGWKLNDTIGAQLVSVPLALPLQRANSMLHSYMLSMLGIFAVLLVALNVAVHLFVTRRLRQMSALADRVSLGETDVPPIDVSGNDELARLGQSFGRMRTSLASAMKMLEE
- a CDS encoding serine/threonine-protein kinase encodes the protein MLEQLGKYRIDSVLGKGAMGTVYKAFDPHIARTVALKTIRKELFGDSHHAELVSRFKNEAQAAGRLMHPNIVAVYDYGEDEGSAYIAMEFVEGTPLNTVLAAQTPRELSHSLGWMRQLLLALEYAHSKGVVHRDIKPANLLITADDQVKVTDFGVARLDSSTLTQTGSMIGTPSYMSPEQFCGELIDGRSDVFSAGIVLYQLLTGERPFSGSATMVMQQILNQTPVAPSSLNLALDPALDSVIARALAKRPSERYPSAQAFLDDLQALIGSTTTGTWINAEIDDDRTVLMRPNQSLGVHTPPTTATAATEPLETLTPWKLAVMPELESLLSHQIGPLARFLVRKSLNASQDFEAVCAALLPHIPSERGREQFASASQSLFQRLNPPTAAPAPVSEPTVVTLIREPTHALEPGIDPAFSEMAGRRLAVLIGPIARIVVSRAARTTPLRQAFLQRLAEHIENEAQRLAFLHSFEPTP
- a CDS encoding LysR family transcriptional regulator — its product is MQLRALRYFHEVARCASLRKAAERLYVTPTAVSRQIEHLEHFFGAALIERGPRGIRLTAEGECLAEQVTSTLRGLDQVREVIASRQSQVAGNISIHVSESIVSTVLAPVLATFYRAHPKVTFNIVIASASATLDALCSGEADLGLAFYLQERADVEVTAHCQLWHRVLVSAEHPFAQRDSIELSELEGQPLAIPDSAYGVRQALEVAAKKRGVTLEPVFTTSSLEVQKSLARQRAAVLILPQVEADVRDLGDGLVAVPIADEDLGRIRIDLCVYRNRPRSVAVLKCQEMLAGAMQRCSLN